AATAATTTCAGATCTGAGGGCAGGTTTAACACTCTCATTTATGTGGAAACATGTTCAGAGGCTTTCTGGATCGCTCTGCTTTCTGAGCAGTCTGACTGTCAGGTGATGATGTGGTTTCGGCTTGTGTGCTATGTCTGAATAATTTGATCAGTCAGCTGCTAGTGCGCATGCACATTTTTACAATATAAGTTCAAACACACTTTTCATCTTAGTATTAAAAGAGTCTGTGAGTTGATCAGTCTGAGGACTTGATCAGAATGTGAAGTTTTTCAATGACGTAGATCTCACTCTAATATGAAGAAAGTTTCTCTCACGCTCTAAATTCTTAACATGTCTTTGTTCAAATTCCCTTGTTCAGTTCTTAAGCATGTGAACCTTCCAGGATTGGGCAGCATGCCATCAAAATTTAATTTAGTAACAGGATGTGAAATCCCTCATGCTAATACCTATTATATGAAATGAATTTCAGAAGGAGTGCTTTGTTAGTCATTCTGTACTTGCAGTTTTAGGTTTAGTTTCTACTGCTTTCTCACTTCTCTTTCTAGTGACACAAACCTCGAAAGCTGCGGTATATATACCATTAGTAGACACAGATGTACTAATTGAAATCATAGTATTGATATCAACGTTATTTGCTATGTTAGTGTTTAGTAAGGAAGTATAGTGAGCAGTCATTTGCAGTGCCTCAGGTTTGAGCAAGTCCGTAGCTCATGTGCAACTTCATGTGATCTGGTGGGATGTGATTTGAAAGAGAGGATTATGAAAACTGAACTCTGACTATGTGCATGTGGTTATTCTCACGAGatactccacacacacacacatcgagCAGTCGTGCAGACACAAACGACAAAGTAGTATTTCTTCCTTTAGTGAGTCAATTAGATTATGTATTCTTAGTCATTTTTctgtagaggataaagaatatgtgaCTGTTGTTATATTTTGgttcaaacatgtttgaaaAAACGCAACTATCGATTTTAATTGCGAGCCTGTCAATGGCGTTTTTGCATTGTTAGAATCAAGCTAAGCAGACTTTAATAAGGTAATGCTAGGTTTGTTTTAAAAGCATATGTAATTTTGTTTCAGTTTAGACCAAAACCAGAAAATTGTCATCATGTTGATAATGTTCAAAGAATTGTCTCTTACAGTTTTAATGCTATTAATACAATTTGTGTAAAGCGCTTTCTTTGCCCATGTGTGATGTGAAGTCAGTTGGTGCTAATAAGCTAGCTAATTGACAATTCTGAACATGCGGGCATTTCTTATATTTCACAATGCAAACACAATGCTTCATTTACATGATGTTAACAAATGGAGTATTGTACTGCGTTTGCCTGTGACTAACATAAAAACGAGGCAGTTTGTTAGCTTTCTTTTACTGTGAGTTGACCGCCATTTTCATTTAGACTTAAGCTTGGAATTGTCAATACTATCGATGAGCGTCATTTAAAGTTGGCTTGTTCGTGTTGGATAATTACACTACGAAATATAGTTGTTTATGTAACACAAGTTCATGTTATTGCATACATGGTAGATGGTGTAGGTGTTTTATGATCCTCTCCACTTAgaagtgctttgccgccatcttgtgccaTTCGACATGTTTAAACCCATTTTAGAGGGGCATATGTAGTTGGTGGATTTTGGCTACTCATGGCAGGGCTTGGTCCCTATTGAAAATGGTGGATGTTTACTGTCTATATAATATTGTTATTTGTTCTAATGACACATACTACTTGTATTCCACTTTTAGGCATTTCAACCTGCACATGACGAGGGACACCTCAATGTTTTCTCCGGATGTTGTCGTGGATGTGTCAGGAGAGGAGGGACCAATTGACATGTCGCATATCTACAGCGGCAAACTGTTGGGTAggtctattttcattttttttccacaacaaaACATGCAAGCACATACTTCTTTTTGTTCTCGATGGCTTCCCATTTTGAGTGCCCCCCTGCTGTGTGTCTTCTGCTACGTTCAAatgaacacaatatcctgtttatcaggtttttttttgtctgagacAGGACGGAACAGAATGAGACAGATACATTCTCTCCTTGTTCAGGGTCTTCCCTTACAATATTTATCTTCATGTTATCTGAGATGATCGATATAATATTAATCGTTGCCTTTTGCCTAAATGCGAagcacactgcaaaaaaaaacaaaaaaaacttgacaatTGACAggttaaaacaacccaaaaaatgcGCGTGCTTGAGACAGCATGCAGTAAGGCATAAATTCCTGAATCCCTCCTCTTGAAATTAAAACGACAACAgcgccattaaaaaaacaagacgTGAGGTTTATATTTCAAAATCGTTGCCTTTTAGGGTGAGGATCAGTTTACATTTTGTGAAGAATGTAGAGACAATTTTGTGGTTTAGTAACATTGAGATTGAGGCAGCATGAAGTGATCCTATCTGCTGCTGTCATTTGCTAAATAATAAACCACAGGGCAAATAAGAAAATTTGTGAACATGTCACCCACATTATTTGAactctttttcatttgttatccCTCGTGTTTCAGGTGAAAATGGAACACTGAGCCATGGATCAGTGATCAACGGACGATTCGAAGGCTTTATTAAAACCCAGCAGGGAATATATTACGTTGAACCCTCAGAAAGATACTTGAAGGGGAAGAATGCAAAATTTCACTCAATCATTTATCATGAGGATGACATAAGTAAGTACTATATATGCCCCTGTGTTGACTGTTGATGCTAAAAGCAACCCTAGGAGATTATTTTTAGGATTCCCTatatacacataaataaataatcaaaccaTGTTACAAGCtatacaaagaaaaataaagtagAGGTCAAACAAGAAATAAGTGAATATGACGAAATACTCACTCGAATGAAAATCATTCTAATAGCTACAAAAGACCCAATGGACTGCAGTGAGCAGAGAGTGCAAAGAGTGACGGGCCCCACCCTGCCTCAGGGCAGCCTGATAGCTAACCGATGAATAATCTGCCATGTACAGGCGTAAACGCAGGAATGTACACAGACTGTGAATGTACAGTAATACCTTGAGCGACGAGTCACCTGGCTGACGTATGATAAAGATGTGAGccacccccccctttttttttcatgctaagcaaaagatttgagcttTCCCTGCTTGTGcaaactaaatataaaataacaagCATTTCACGTTAGTTAACCAAAAGCTACGTAACTGTCTGAATTTAGCTTAAGGCTAACACAAACTGCAAAACACCATAGATAGGCTCACAAAATTAGCTTAGACGGTGCAACAACACATGTAAACATAATATAACAATTGgaagcatatattctttatactGTAAGAGAAACGGACAATATTACAGCAGTTTACTGAgcaattttttgtatatatatttgcatgtattataatgtgaatacatgaaGTCATGATGAAAAACTGTTTCTTTCCTGTTTAGTTATGTTAGTACTGTATGTTTTCTTTTAGaaatcaaatacatttttgacgCCGTTTTATAGAGTGCTCGAACAGATTAAtgccatttccattcatttcattggGGATATATGATTTGAAATACGAGTGTTTTGCATTATGGGCGTGATCATGATACAACTTAAACGTAAATCAAGGCACTATTGGACTTCCAAATCGCAGTCAGGCCAAATAACTATTttggattcctggaaatgtGTCATGGCTTAGTGACAACATCCACGCACAGCAAGGATGCGCCCATGCTCCAGTTCTGaaagcctatttatttatttttcttagctTAATGGAACTGAGTTTTGAGTCTGTATTATATAAATTAGCCGCACTGTTAGAATCGGGCAAATTCTGAACTCAAGCTTGCTTGCAGACATTTTTGTAAGTAGCCATCTAGCTatatctttattttgttttgggcaCTTGAAAGACAACAATTTGTATACAAGcaatcaaaaaataaacttaTAGATCGGGCGCGCTGTCATTTCAGTACTTGCAGATAAGGAGTATTAATACTTGATAATTGCAATTAtatcttttttaatttatttttattttaatgaaattgTGTTCAAAAACACATTGGCAGCAAACGTGGCTCCTACCCAGGAAATGTTGATGTATTAGACCACATTACGAGTACTGTCCTGTATTTGTACAGAGGCACAGTATACCACATCCACAGTGACTAAGCTATATCTTAGATGAGCAGAAAAACACGTGGTTAAAAGCTTTAAGATTTCAGATTTGTGCTGATGGACTTCACACACAGTGCACCATTCATGACCATGTTTTCTGCCGATTTGCCAGCATATCCTCATAAATATGGCTCTGAAGGAGGCTGTGCTGATCACTCCGTGTTTGAAAGGATGAGGAAGTACCAGGCATCTGCAGTAGGCCCACCTGTCAAAGTAAGGGCCCTCATCTCACACATGATTAAATTAATCTTATCCAAGCAGCCTCACACGACCACTCGTGTATTCATTATTTTTGTCTCCGATGTTCATTTGTTAAGAGTGCAAATAGTGATGTGGTAGACAACAGAGATTACGGCCCTGTAGTTTTAAGAAGAAAGAGAGCAACAGCGGAAGATAAAAACACCTGCCAGCTCTTTATTCAGACCGACCACCTTTTCTACAACTACTATGGCTCTCGAGAAGCTGTCATTGCACAGGTATTATCACATAGACAAGAGGGTAATAATTGTGTTGTCTTTATAatgccctattttttttttttgacaattaatCTAAACCTCACAGATCTCCAGCCATGTTCAGGCAATAAACTCCATTTACCAAATCACAGACTTCAATGGCATCCGAAATATCGGCTTCATGGTTAAAAGGATCAGGGTGAGTCTCGGGACTAATAGTAATTTTGTGTTGACTTCTATACCTGTATAAAGTACTCCGATACTGAAAATGTACCCTGTGCAACACGATTTGTGATGATTGTTCATGTAGACCAAGTTTGTCTTTGCATAAGAATCATTTCTGTCCTGATTGACGACCTGACCTCTCAGATAAACACCACAAATGACCAGAGAGACAATCCTTTTCGTTTTGATAACATCGGAGTGGAGAAGTTTTTGGAGATCAACTCTGAACAGAACCACGATGACTACTGCCTGGCCTACGTCTTCACTGACAGGGACTTTGACGACGGCGTCCTCGGCTTGGCTTGGGTCGCCGCACCCTCAGGTTGGTCACATACAGGCAGTCTGGATGATAGGAAGTTACCTCATATCTAGCTACCACTATGGGTTTATGCTTGTTAAAAATCTGTTTCATATTCTCATCTAGAATGTTTTTTTGACCTGCTGCTGGAGAATTTGATGTGCTAATGCTAACCATCACTGGAAACTGGCCTCTGTGTGCAGTAACATAATCAGTCCTTGTTGCTCTGAACACAGGAAGCTCAGGAGGCATCTGTGAGAAAAACAGACTGTACGCTGATGGGAAGTTGAAGTCCCTGAACACTGGCATTGTCACCGTGCAGAACTACGCCTCGCACGTGCCTCCCAAGGTGTCGCACGTCACCTTCGCCCATGAGGTCGGACACAGCTTTGGCTCTCCTGTAAGCGCAAACACACCAAACACTCAAGCCGCTGGCACTTGTGACATTAATCTTTTGGCATTTGTAACCAACAACATGATATGTGTATATTGGCAGCATGACTCTGGGCTCCAGTGCACCCCCGGAGCGTCTTCCAATCAAGCCCTAAAGGAGATGGGCAATTATATAATGTATGCACGAGCCACCTCAGGAGACAAGATCAACAATAACAAGTTTTCGTCGTGCAGCATTGGAAATATGAGTGCCGTTTTGAGAACGAAAAaggatgactgttttgttggtaAATCCAGTACTAATGCTGCTCATCAATTGCATTGTAGACATATTTACGCCATTccttgttttgtgtttgctgAGCTACACTCTGACCtcgtaactcattcactaccagccGTCTTCAGAACATACCGTTTTAGAACATTTTGACTCCTCTTCCAAGACCAACAGAATATTATGATGTAAGGGCCCAAACTACCCAAAGAGAGTGCATTGCAAAAGCAGATGAATCAACTTTTAAGTGAATGGTTTATTCAAATAGAGTTGCTcaaaaggaaatgtgaaatgtaaatattttctgtaaaaaggggtagaaaatgtaagATTTTGTCACTCTTCTCCTGTTAGATTTATTTGAATATACACTAAAAGGGAaatttaaatgtgaaatgtaaatATCTCCTGTAAAAAGGGGACAGAACTccttttcattgaaaaaaaataaaaatacttgtgtatttgtattgaccctgcgattgtctggcaaccagtccagggtgtcccagagccagctgagatcggctccagcaccccccgctacccttgtgcggaataagcggtcaagaaaatgaatggctgGATGTGTTTACCACCATTGTTATGAAGCCTCTAATAGGCACTGGTGCAAGCAATTACTTTCGAAGGTAGATTTTTGAAATGGAAGTATTATTGAAATGAAGTCCACCTGTATGCAGTAAATCACATGAGCGTTGGGTATATATGCACCTGAAAGACCTCGGAGACTGCAACAACTACAAGCAATTGACACCAATAACCCAACACTACCATGAAGACCAAGAAACTCTTTAAACAAGTCAGGGACAAGGTTGCTAAGTCCTTCAGGAGCACCATCAAATTCAATCAAGTGAAATAGAAAAAATCTAGCACAAATACTTTTCTATCCATTTCTCATTTTACTTTCAACTTGGACTGTTTTGatctaataaaattcagtttattttattttattttttttattagtgtttGTAATGTGTTTGCAACGCACTGTAGGCTGGTTTCACCAACACTTGTTTGTCATTGACTTATAAgtggaaaaacaagctttttgtgaaaagccATCTCATAAAACAACTGTAGAATGGCTTCTGATGTCAACTGTGAAATACGCGTGAGCAAAGTTGATTCACCTTTTTAAATGGTGTTCGTCATTCATGCGGTGACATGTACTGTTTATACAATGCATGTACATACTCTTATTTGAGTGTGAGGTCCGACTTCCAACATGTTTGAGTTTCTCGTCGATGGAAGCAGGTCATCACCCTCTAATCTACTCAAAAGTGGTCAGACGTTTACAAACCTGAACTCTTCCACGCCTACCCATTGGAAAAGCATTTCACATTCATGCCATTGAACCGAATTTAGGACTATTGATgtccatggcagtgaatgagttaattggcccGCTGTGGTAAATAATTTTTGTCAACCATTTGTTGGGATTTGCTTTTCATTTTGTTGTGTCTGGATGTGCAGTGTCCGGAGAACCGATCTGTGGCAACGGAATTGTGGAAGAGGGAGAAGAGTGTGACTGTGGCTACAGTGATCAGTGTACAGACCCGTGCTGCTATAACGCCAATGAAGATGAGGGCAAAAAGTGTAAACTCCAACCTGGAAAGATCTGCAGGTCAGTTGTGATCACGCACGGTTACCACCAAGTGCGCCAagtgattattaaaaaaaacaaaaacaaaaatttaaaaaaaaaacagcaccaacttctgtttttcagagtaacttttttttgggtcctctgaactccaaatgacttggtgcagacctgtatatatgactggatagccgatagcccatacacgccagtgcaagccgttgaagtcataggtcggccatcttgttactcccacgtcGCAAGCAGActgctgtataaactatacggaatacagtgttccctcgttttccgctggggttaggttccaaaaaatacccgcaataaatgaaatccgcgaagtagttagctttatgttttacaactcttataaatgttttaaggctctaaaatccccgaccgcacaatttatacacttttctcattgagacatttacatgttctcacatttttctcttgttcaaacattgacaatgttcaaaccttcataaatattctaaaatgggtatattactgtaaaaaaatatgcaaaattgcacttaaaaaaaaaacgagatacagcgagaccgcgaaaggtaaccgcgttatagcgagggaagactgtacgtACAGATCAGACATATGCAGCTCGTTGGCAGTTAGTAAAAGGCcagaggcggggtggggggtttgtgccggggtggtcactaagatggccgccctgtgactttaaaggcttgcactggcgtgtatgggctttcggctatccagtcataaatacaggtcagtggtctgaaacaaatcacttggagttcagagatcccaaaaaaaattactccgaaaacaGTAGgcggtgctctgtttttctgaattatttttgtttttgttttttggaataatttttttttctgtttttctgaattatttttttcccctcattttttcggagtaatatttttttcctgtttttcgtaataatttttttcatgtcttttggaataatttttttatgacagaaaaaaaatattcagaaaaacaggagatttatttttcaagtgaatgcaatacgcttccgtacaaaTGAGCTTTCAGAgtacagttatatatatatataaaaatttttCTTTGAGAATTGTACTTTCCatgcacaaaaataaaactaacaaaaactaaactaaaatgaagcatttatgaaaaaataaaaactaatacaaaaatcacaaacttgTTCTCAAAACTAATTTAGAGCtcaactgaattaaaaaaaaaaaaaaatcaagtaaaaactaactaatgaaaaatccaaaatatgacCCGGAAGACTACTAAAGGAGCTAAAGCTATCAACTCGTCTACACAGCTGGTAGTGGATAAGGGTTTGCGTACCTAAATTGTACTTTGGCTACGAGAACAAATGCAAATCCGTGTCTGTCTAAAAATATTTCCCTGCAGTCCAAGCCAAGGCCCATGCTGCACTGAGGAATGCTCTTATAAGAACACAATTGCAAAGTGCAGGATGGAGTCCGAGTGTGCTCTTCATGGCATGTGCAGCGGAACCTCTGCTCAGTGTCCCGCTTCCCAACCAAAGGACAACTACACTGCTTGCCATGAGGACACACAAGTGTGCATCAGTGGGGTATGTGACCTTCAATTTCACTTCATAATTGACTTCATTGATTTAAGTTAGCCTTCTTCTCACCACTTATTTGGAGCAGGTGTGTTCGGGTTCCATTTGTGAGAAATACGATCTCGAAGAATGCACGTGTGTTATCGAGGACCAAAAGGATGAGGCGAATGAACTGTGTCATGTGTGCTGCATGGAGAAAAGTGAGTCGATAGCAAAACGGTCTTTAGATGTGAAAGCTTTAAAGATGTGGATATTCAGGAAACAAATCCTCTTTCTGCCCTCAGTGAACCCAAGCACCTGTAGAAGCTCGGGCTCGGAGAAATGGGCCAAATTCTTCAACAGAAAGATCACCAATCTGCAGCCCGGCTCACCGTGCAATGACTTCAAGGGCTACTGCGACGTGTTCAGGAAGTGTCGTCTGGTGGATGCCGACGGGCCTCTGTCCAGGCTCAAGAAAGCCATATTCAATGCAGAAATCTATGAGTCCATTGCGGAGTGGATCGTGGTGAGTGTCTAGGATATGATGATCATGACACATCTCTAAATGTATCATACTCTATGTTTTAGTGTTCCTTCCATATTGTGGCTGTCTTGCAGGATCACTGGTGGGCCGTGCTTTTGATGGGGATCGCTCTGATTTTGTTAATGGCCGGCTTCATCAAGGTCTGCAGCGTCCACACCCCCAGCAGCAACCCCAAACTGCCTCCTCCAAAGCCACTGCCAGGTATTATCTATTGACTTATTGTTGGATGATTAATATTGACACAATAGTTCCCCCCAAGACTCCATAAAAGGTTATTGCGCATTTGTTGACATACCTCATCGGGAGTCCGTCGGGCTGATTCGTCCCCTCTCTGTGCATCTCGCCGCTCACACCTGGCGTATAACGGCTTTTGAAAACTGTAAACGGTAGCGCTAATGGTTGCCAAGTAGCGCTAATGCTAGCCAGCACAACCATGCCAGTCAGCTTACGACTATCTTTCTTTGGTGCTATTTTCGTACCATTTCATGGATTTCATTGCTTGTTTATTGGATGTGCGAACATCCGATACACTCACTAGGAACTTAAACTGGCAACCAGCACAAGGTATGTTTCATGTGCTAGAATTGACAGCGAGACTAGCGTACCGAGTCTGTATCTCTCCAATGCAAGATCTCTGGTGAATTGGCTGATTACCAGTTTGACGATTGACCATGGTTTTATAAAGTCAAGTTTTTAATAACCGCTAATACTGGTTGTCACTGAGTAAGCCGCCGCCTCTTTGAAGGTAATTGtctccaattatttttttccccccttttcatTGAGCAGAGACCAGTTTCATGGACGAAGTGGGAGTGAGCCAGACATAAGCGACATTGCAGATTCCTTTTTGCTctgattaatgtgcattgtcctaaaaagaaaaaaacagaaggtTAAAATTTTAGTTTACATGATACATGTTTCTAATGcaccaaatattctatattaaaTAGATTGTGgtcaattgattttatttttttttaacaaatatttgGAAAAGGGTCATTTTACAGGAGTAATTTTAATGCTATAATGTCAcgcttttttcccctcatgttTATCATACCTTAAGAATCTAATGCCAACCTATGTCTGATAGAGATCTTGCAATGGAGAAATTACAGCTCGCTTAAATTGCTATATTGCACATTCATACCTGTACAAACACTATCTGCATCATCATATACGACTCATTTAATAACTTCAGCTTTTATTTAGGAGAATACATATCaaatcagatgaaaaaaaaaacatgaattgcGCCAAGGTACCtattttacattacaaaaatgggTAACTAACCATCAAATAAAATTAGTCTTTATGCTGTATGTGCATTatatgtattatactgccccctggtggccaagaaaCGCGCAAATCTCATCTTAATCTTCCCTGTGGCTAGTCAGACTTTAACAGTAACAGTAATCAATTTTAACGTGTGAAAGAAGCTTACTAGTTTTACTTTATGTGGTTCTGTATAAATATAAGTGGATTTGCTGGAAACCGTTTAGCCACTGATAAAGCAAGTGTAACTGAACTGTGCCATTGTTACCTTGTAGGTACCTTGAGGAGAAGGCAGCAGCGGGCCCGCGAACAAAGGTACGCGCCGCAGCATTATCGCCATGGCAGACAAGAGGACTACCAAATGGGTCAGCTGAGgccctgagattttttttctagtgcTTACACAGGAAGCACTTCACTCCCAATGAGTTCCTACCTTTCCTGTAAGCCTTAAGAAGAGGTGCAACCAAATACAAGCGTTTGGCGTGATGCAACGCCAAACAAGTTCACTGGAGCCCTGTGTGCTGTGATAGCCAGCTTACCATAGAATTCCTATGGAAAAGACCTTCATATCCTATGTGCACTTAATGTGACTGTTTTTAACCAGAGAGAAATAGGAAGCTTGACTTTCATTGGCCTCTCTTCAACTATCCTTccaactgtactttttttttcttcccacgaTGAGACCGCAGTCGGACTGCAAGTAAAACGCAGCATTTTTCTGCCAATCAACCCTGAGACGTCGTTGCTGCCAATCACACTATTCAAACGTCTCA
Above is a genomic segment from Festucalex cinctus isolate MCC-2025b chromosome 4, RoL_Fcin_1.0, whole genome shotgun sequence containing:
- the adam10a gene encoding disintegrin and metalloproteinase domain-containing protein 10, which translates into the protein MFSMISMKLLLTFCLIHHTAALLRIPLNKFIGHYEGLSYDTEALHNRHQRAKRALLPQDEILHLNFHSHGRHFNLHMTRDTSMFSPDVVVDVSGEEGPIDMSHIYSGKLLGENGTLSHGSVINGRFEGFIKTQQGIYYVEPSERYLKGKNAKFHSIIYHEDDITYPHKYGSEGGCADHSVFERMRKYQASAVGPPVKSANSDVVDNRDYGPVVLRRKRATAEDKNTCQLFIQTDHLFYNYYGSREAVIAQISSHVQAINSIYQITDFNGIRNIGFMVKRIRINTTNDQRDNPFRFDNIGVEKFLEINSEQNHDDYCLAYVFTDRDFDDGVLGLAWVAAPSGSSGGICEKNRLYADGKLKSLNTGIVTVQNYASHVPPKVSHVTFAHEVGHSFGSPHDSGLQCTPGASSNQALKEMGNYIMYARATSGDKINNNKFSSCSIGNMSAVLRTKKDDCFVVSGEPICGNGIVEEGEECDCGYSDQCTDPCCYNANEDEGKKCKLQPGKICSPSQGPCCTEECSYKNTIAKCRMESECALHGMCSGTSAQCPASQPKDNYTACHEDTQVCISGVCSGSICEKYDLEECTCVIEDQKDEANELCHVCCMEKMNPSTCRSSGSEKWAKFFNRKITNLQPGSPCNDFKGYCDVFRKCRLVDADGPLSRLKKAIFNAEIYESIAEWIVDHWWAVLLMGIALILLMAGFIKVCSVHTPSSNPKLPPPKPLPGTLRRRQQRAREQRYAPQHYRHGRQEDYQMGQLRP